A single Bifidobacterium asteroides DNA region contains:
- a CDS encoding sugar ABC transporter ATP-binding protein has product MTKEAPLVSMKGISIEFPGVKALDNVDLRLFPGEVHALMGENGAGKSTMIKALTGVYKINAGTITVNGQNRIFNGTADAQNAGIATVYQEVNLCTNLSVGENVMLGHEVRGHLGINWRKTHEAAKGFLAQMGLTDLDPHTPLNEISIAMQQLVAIARAMVIDAKVLILDEPTSSLDANEVQDLFRIMRKVRDRGIAILFVSHFLDQVYEIADRMTILRNGKFVEETMVKDMPRDVLITKMIGKNADELSLIGTKSRKETSQAATDRPLASVRGFGRKGSIYPFDMDLFKGKIMGLAGLLGSGRTEIGRLLFGADKPDKGTYTFDGKKISIDSPANALKNKIAYSTENRRDEGIIGDLTVRENIILALQATRGMFRPIPRKEADRIVDKYIKELNVRPADPDRLIKNLSGGNQQKVLLARWLATDPELLILDEPTRGIDIGAKAEIQQTVLDLAAQGMSVVFISSELDEVVRLSDQITVLKDRHKIDLMDNDDTVSQQTIVEDIANTSVSGQSQGKEER; this is encoded by the coding sequence ATGACAAAAGAAGCACCCTTGGTCTCCATGAAGGGAATCAGCATTGAATTCCCTGGTGTCAAGGCGCTCGACAATGTCGATCTGCGTCTGTTCCCCGGTGAGGTCCATGCCCTCATGGGGGAGAACGGCGCAGGCAAATCGACCATGATCAAGGCGCTCACCGGGGTATACAAAATCAACGCGGGAACCATCACCGTCAACGGCCAAAACAGGATTTTCAACGGCACAGCCGATGCGCAGAACGCCGGCATCGCCACGGTCTACCAGGAAGTCAACCTGTGCACCAATCTGAGCGTGGGCGAAAACGTCATGCTCGGGCACGAGGTGAGGGGGCACCTGGGCATCAACTGGCGCAAGACCCATGAGGCGGCCAAAGGCTTTCTGGCCCAGATGGGCCTGACGGATCTGGATCCCCACACTCCGCTCAATGAGATATCCATAGCCATGCAGCAACTGGTGGCCATCGCCAGGGCCATGGTCATCGATGCCAAGGTCCTGATCCTGGATGAGCCGACATCTTCGCTGGATGCCAATGAGGTTCAGGATCTGTTCCGGATCATGCGCAAGGTCAGGGACCGGGGCATCGCCATACTGTTCGTTTCCCACTTCCTGGACCAGGTCTACGAGATCGCCGACAGAATGACCATTCTGCGCAATGGCAAATTCGTCGAGGAGACCATGGTCAAGGACATGCCGCGCGATGTCCTTATTACCAAGATGATCGGCAAGAACGCCGATGAGCTCTCGCTGATCGGCACCAAGTCGAGGAAAGAGACATCCCAAGCCGCAACAGACCGGCCTCTGGCCAGCGTCCGCGGCTTCGGCAGAAAGGGCAGCATCTACCCCTTCGACATGGATCTTTTCAAGGGCAAGATCATGGGACTGGCCGGCCTGCTGGGTTCCGGCAGAACCGAAATCGGCCGCCTGCTCTTCGGCGCAGACAAGCCCGACAAGGGTACCTACACCTTTGATGGGAAGAAGATCTCCATCGACAGCCCAGCCAACGCCCTGAAGAACAAGATTGCCTACTCTACGGAGAACAGAAGGGATGAGGGCATCATCGGCGACCTGACGGTCAGGGAGAACATCATCCTGGCCCTCCAGGCCACCCGGGGCATGTTCAGGCCAATCCCCAGGAAGGAGGCTGATCGGATAGTCGACAAGTACATCAAGGAGCTCAATGTTCGCCCGGCCGATCCCGACAGGCTGATCAAGAACCTTTCAGGAGGAAACCAGCAGAAGGTCCTGCTGGCCAGGTGGCTGGCCACGGATCCCGAGCTGCTGATCCTGGACGAACCGACCAGGGGAATCGACATCGGCGCCAAGGCGGAGATCCAGCAGACGGTGCTGGATCTGGCCGCTCAGGGCATGAGCGTGGTCTTCATCTCCTCTGAGCTTGATGAGGTCGTCCGCCTCTCCGATCAGATAACCGTCCTCAAGGACCGTCACAAGATCGACCTGATGGACAACGATGACACGGTTTCCCAGCAGACCATCGTGGAAGACATAGCCAACACCTCGGTCTCCGGACAATCTCAAGGAAAGGAGGAAAGATGA
- a CDS encoding ABC transporter permease codes for MSKPAKQQSEDEGPSFLRRIFGNQLIWSVVAFLALIVVCTLVDHSFLSLSYNPRTGGLAGPLITMIQESARYLMIATGMTLVISTSGIDLSVGSLMAVAGAAAMQMLINGVNVWMAILISLAVGLVLGCINGALVSILGLQPFITTLIMMLAGRGLAKVITNGQNADASGVAGSGPLRWMANGFILGIPANFVIAVIIVCLVGLLMRKTAAGMMIESVGINQEASRMTGIKPRRILFLVYAISGLLAAVAGLFATASVMRVDVVKTGQDLEMYAILAVVIGGTSLLGGKFSLLGSAFGAVIIAMIRKTIITLGIDSAATPAFFAVVVIIICVMQAPKVHNAVAEFKRRRAMRQSAEVVA; via the coding sequence ATGAGCAAGCCCGCCAAGCAGCAATCGGAGGATGAAGGTCCATCCTTCCTGCGCCGTATATTCGGCAATCAGCTGATTTGGAGCGTGGTCGCCTTCCTCGCGCTGATTGTGGTCTGCACCCTAGTGGATCATTCCTTCCTCAGCCTGTCATACAATCCGCGCACAGGCGGCCTGGCAGGACCCCTGATCACCATGATCCAGGAGTCTGCGCGATACCTGATGATCGCCACCGGCATGACCCTGGTCATCTCGACCTCGGGCATCGACCTTTCGGTCGGCTCGCTCATGGCCGTGGCCGGAGCTGCAGCCATGCAGATGCTGATCAACGGGGTGAACGTCTGGATGGCCATTCTGATTTCCCTGGCCGTAGGTCTGGTTCTGGGCTGCATCAACGGCGCCTTGGTCTCCATTCTGGGACTCCAGCCCTTCATCACCACGCTGATCATGATGCTGGCAGGCAGGGGACTGGCCAAGGTCATCACCAATGGGCAGAATGCCGACGCTTCAGGCGTGGCCGGCAGCGGACCGTTGCGCTGGATGGCCAATGGCTTCATTCTGGGAATCCCGGCCAATTTTGTCATAGCCGTGATCATCGTCTGCCTTGTCGGTCTTCTGATGAGGAAGACGGCAGCCGGCATGATGATCGAGTCGGTGGGCATCAACCAGGAAGCCAGCCGAATGACCGGCATCAAGCCCCGTCGGATCCTCTTCCTGGTCTACGCCATCTCGGGTCTGCTGGCCGCTGTGGCAGGGCTGTTCGCGACTGCTTCAGTGATGAGGGTCGATGTGGTCAAGACCGGTCAGGACCTGGAGATGTACGCCATTCTGGCTGTGGTCATTGGAGGCACCTCCCTGCTGGGCGGCAAGTTCTCGCTGCTGGGAAGCGCTTTCGGCGCCGTGATCATTGCGATGATCCGCAAGACCATCATCACCCTGGGCATTGATTCAGCCGCCACGCCAGCCTTCTTCGCCGTGGTGGTCATCATCATCTGCGTCATGCAGGCGCCCAAGGTGCACAACGCGGTCGCTGAGTTCAAACGCAGGCGTGCCATGAGGCAGTCTGCAGAGGTGGTGGCATGA
- a CDS encoding ABC transporter permease, which yields MMKKSASRQAGFRLSPRAIPTVAAVVIFLLMLIMGQVLFGTYIRLGFMSSLFMDHAYLVILAVAMTFPILTGGIDLSVGAIVAITGVVGVKLMIAGVPASLVIVIMIAIGAVFGLLAGVLIEEFNMQPFIATLSTMFLARGIASIISTDSLNMPQNNNFSWIGGEGLKIIDNPKISNDLSLNFGVVVALVVVAVSYVILHKTRTGRTIYAIGGSRSSAELMGLPVKRTQYVIYLTSAVLASIASIVYVAGIGSAKNTMGVGWELDAVAAVVIGGTLITGGYGYVLGSVIGALVRSIIDPLTSDFGVPAEAVTIVVGLMILVFVILQRLVTFVRKE from the coding sequence ATGATGAAGAAGAGTGCAAGCAGACAAGCAGGTTTCCGGCTGAGCCCCAGGGCCATTCCGACAGTTGCTGCCGTGGTCATCTTCCTGCTCATGCTGATCATGGGCCAGGTGCTCTTCGGCACCTATATCCGGCTGGGATTCATGTCCTCCCTGTTCATGGACCACGCCTACCTGGTGATCCTGGCAGTAGCCATGACCTTCCCCATCCTCACCGGCGGCATCGATCTGAGCGTTGGTGCCATAGTGGCCATCACCGGCGTGGTCGGTGTCAAGCTCATGATTGCCGGTGTGCCGGCGTCACTGGTCATCGTCATCATGATCGCCATCGGTGCGGTCTTTGGACTGCTGGCCGGTGTGCTCATTGAAGAGTTCAACATGCAGCCCTTCATCGCCACGCTGTCCACTATGTTCCTTGCCAGGGGCATAGCCTCCATCATCTCGACTGACTCGCTCAATATGCCGCAGAACAACAACTTCAGCTGGATCGGCGGCGAGGGACTGAAGATCATCGACAACCCGAAGATTTCCAATGATCTTTCGCTGAACTTCGGCGTGGTAGTCGCTCTGGTCGTTGTGGCAGTCAGCTATGTCATCCTCCACAAGACCAGGACGGGCCGTACCATCTACGCCATCGGCGGTTCCCGGTCCTCGGCCGAGCTGATGGGCCTTCCGGTCAAGCGGACGCAGTATGTCATCTACCTGACTTCGGCTGTCCTGGCCTCCATCGCTTCCATCGTCTATGTGGCTGGCATCGGTTCAGCCAAGAACACCATGGGCGTGGGCTGGGAGCTGGACGCTGTAGCTGCGGTCGTCATCGGCGGCACCCTGATCACTGGCGGTTACGGCTACGTGCTGGGTTCTGTCATAGGTGCGCTGGTCCGCTCGATCATCGATCCTCTGACCTCGGACTTCGGAGTCCCGGCTGAGGCCGTCACCATCGTGGTCGGTCTGATGATCCTGGTCTTTGTCATCCTCCAGCGTCTGGTGACTTTCGTGAGAAAGGAATGA